The genomic region CATTGTCATTAGTTTCAAACAACAGGCCATTGGGTAAGGTAATGAAACGGGTAGAATCGTTAATCCGAGGCGAAATTTCTAATTGGTTAAACGCTACTTTTCTTTGAGAGGTCGGTACCGAGACCATCCCCTGATCATCCACCGACAAAATCATTGCTCGCTTCGACGCGGTTTTAACATCCAAATACAGTCCGTTGATAGTGTCCATAGCCGTCTCTGACTCTCATATTCAATCCCATCATGATAATACAAAACTGGCTTGAATATTCATCTAAACCAGAGACGAATATTAAGGAACCTCAGAACCTTATTTGGCAATCTGTTCCAAGGTATTGATTCGCTGGATATCACCGTCCGACAGCCCCAACTCATATTTCATATAGTCATTCAACGCTTGAGTACCGGCGTTATCTCCCAACGCATCTCGATACTCCTGCACAAGCGCTCTTTTTTGTTCGAACACTTTGCGTTTCTCAGCCAATGCAATAAGACGAGCCGCAGCCTCATCACCATAGGTTTGAGCATAGGTTTGGTATTGAGTAGCAGAATCATTGCCCTCAATCTTATGGGCAAGATCTTTGTGATTAATGGCTAATTGGCTAGCCTCACGCTCAGCTTGCTGTGTTTGGGGTAACTGCTGATCCAAACGAGTTAACTGTTGTTGAATCTCTTGTTCTGAACCGTCTGACAAACTGACCTGTAAACGCTTCAGCATCAGCGCGTCATACGTATTTTCTTCTCCAAACAAAGCCTCCTGTGTGGTTTGATCAAACACCTGAGACTGCAACGCTTCCCGCTCTTGAAATACCTTTGTTAACGTTTCAAGGTCTGAATGAGTCACTAACTGACCAGGATCATAAAGCCTACCCCAAACATCCTGATCCACCGCTAGTTCATTCAATTGCGTTTTATAATCGATGTACTGCGCTAAAAAACGAGAGGCTTGCTCACGCGCAGGCGACTCCAATTGCTCAGAAAAATAGGCTTCAAGCCAGGTGGTAATTTCCTCAATGGACGCATCGTCTTGAGCGGTGAAAAAATAATCCAGAACTTGCTTGGCCTCGGCATTAACAATCAAATTTCCCTGCTCATCGACCGATAACGTACCTACCACACCGGTTCCCTGAAACTGCGAGGGTAGCTTTTTTTGCCATTCGATGACTTGCTGATGACCCTCATTGTCAGAAGCCACTTCTTCGGACTTGAGGCTGGCTACAGCATCCTTAATGTTCACACGAGATGTCACAATCTCCGTCTCATTAAGATTGTGGTTGTCACTGAACTTACTACCTGATAACGCGCGTTGATCTTCAAATGACATTGTCATCATTGTTAAGCCGGCTATGGCTGCCACCAGCCCACATACGGTTACTTTTAAAGATGTTTTCATAAACATGCCCTTCCTTCACAGAAAACGCTTTGACGGTCTAAGACCACCAAAGCGTTTCAAAACCTTCCTGGAACCTATTCAGTTCTTACAAACCTTGATTCTTAAGACGGTTAGCATGCGTCAAATACAAAGACGGCACATCCATAAACCAATGTCCTAAGCCCATTGTTTGGTTAATCGCATCAAAGTGATTGTGCTTATAATTCATCTTCAAGCCGTTACCCAAGCCGTGACCACAGTTAGGCACTAAGCCATCCCACACAAAATCACTTGGTACAAACAAAGACACCACGGTCACAAAGATTGAATCCAATGGATCAAACCAGTTAGTACGTGCTTTTACACCACCCCAAGAGTAGTAACGCACGCCATTCACGGTTTGATTCACAAAGTACTGAGACGACACCTCACCCTGAGTACCGTTTTGGTTATCCATACAATCTTTCGAAGGCAAGCCTTGTGGATATTGACGGTTAAACTCGGCCACCTTGTTGATGTCAGTCGCTTCAGCTAATGCCAGAATACTTTGCTGCCCACGTTGCTCACTGTTGTAACTGCCGTCTTGTGGTACACCCGACAGAAACTCAATGAAGTTGAACGTGTTATTGATCAAGAACGCTCCCACTGACTCCAAGAAGCTGCCTTCTTCAATCGCACTGCGGAAACCGTTGGAGAAATGCGTACCCCGGTTCATACCGAACACAGTGGTTACGGACGCAATACGATCAGGCATTACCGCCGCCGCATAACGAGCCGCCAATGCGCCCTGACTGTGAGCAATCAGGTTAAGCTTCTCTGCTCCGGTAATTGCCAGAATGTTTTCCAGATCGGCAATCAGTTCCTCTGAGCGCTGCTCATTAGACTGAATCGAACTCAAGTTAGTGACATACACTTCCGCGCCATAACGACGCAATTTACCCGTAATGCCATACCAATAATCAATGCCTAACGCGGTATCAAATGCAGCTGCACCCGGCACCATGACAATAGGATATTGAGTAGACGCTGCACCCGCCAAAGACACCTGGCTAAACAGCAATGTAGATAAAACAAGGATTAAACGATAAATCATGAGACACCCCTTTTATTGTTATTTGGTGAGGGGCGGATCTTAGAAGAGGCCAACAGGCCCGCTAACTACCCATACGGGTAGATCGAACCGTTAAGCCATTGAACTGTGAAACAGTCGAGGTTCCATCCATGAACAGCGAGTACATTGCGGGAAATAGTTAAGACATAAATGCTAGATACAAAAAAACCGAGCACCTAGGCTCGGTTTTTGTAGGACAAGTAACTGATGTTACTGAATGAGGTACATTGCCTCGCTTGTGCCAACTAACATTCTGGCCTCACCATTGGCATCAGCTTCAGAACGAATGTGCCAGCTACCTTGCATTACAGCACCAACGATATCAGGACCTTGCCAGGCAATATGACCGGTATTTAAATCAAAAGAACTTAAATTACTTACCTTATGCCCATAATCATCTACGACCAGAGACGCATAGAAAACCTGTGAAGGATTTTCAGAATCCTTAACAATTTCCGTTATTTGATTATCAAAAGAAAATTGGTCAATTAAGCTGATAGATTGTTCCTCAATATTTAAAGCCTGTAGGCTCGAAGAAGAATAACCAGTCTGCAAACAAACCAATTCTAGTTGACTATCCAAATCCAGTTGGGCAGCTTCTAACTGATTACAGTTTTTAGCAATATCAGTATACAAACTCAAAGAGCCACTATCTTGTGTCCAAATCTCTAGAGTTGATTGGCTTGCAACAGCAATATCAATTTGTTCATCATTATTAAAGTCTGCAAATACATAGTCCAAGACATTATTGCTAAGAGAGATATCTGAAGACAATATTACTTCATTCACCACATCCACAATTCTGACTTGATTTCCATTCGCGTAAACCAAATCATCAAATCCATCTGCATTAAAATCAAATGACTTAACCACACGATAATTATCCTCATAATTACCTACTCCTGTGGTCCACTCTTTCGTAAAATCATCAAGATTTAAAACAGATAAGATTCCGTCGTAAGTTTCTGAAGAAGCAATGAAAAGTTCATAAGTGCCATCCTTATCATAATCAGATGTTACACCTGAGCTAGCCCGATCCCAATTTGACTCCATTTCATCCGAAAGCTCTAAAGTCCCTGAAGGATCCAACAAAGCTATTCTAAGTCCATCATATCCATTGTTAGTTTCTGGGATAATAAAGACTCCTTTCTCTTCACCACTTAGCTTGGCCCAACCAGCACCAATAAAATAGTCCAATTCACCTGGATCATTAGTTTTTAAACCCGCAGAATTCAGTTCTGCACAAACTAAGTAATCCTCACCGGTAGAGCTTTGACCAGTACCCCAATGGATTTCATTATCACCGTCGTTGTCACTATCACCAAAAACTAAACTCTTAGAGCCATGATCAAACATATTCCATTGCTGTTCTAGCTGTTCAGTTCCATTACTAAGGTCATATGCCGTAATATCGCCCCACTGGCAATCACCCACAATAATTTCTTCTTGAGCATCATCATCTATATTCTCAACTAACAAACTGCAGGTATTAAAGTTATCTGATTGCCATACGGAAGTCTTAGTCACTGCATCATACACACTCATAAGCCCCCAATTATTAGCTCCGAAAATCTCGTCTATTCCATCAGCATCAATATCGCCAACAGCAACCAGAGAACCAAAACCAGACGCATAAAACCATTGATTAGTTAAAGTACTACCATCATATACGTAGCCATTGTTAGTAATAATTTCTAGAGCAGAGTCTGAATCAACGTTACCCAAGACGACTTCAGTTGCTGAAGAATCAACCGAAATTCTTTTAACTAAAGACTT from Litoribrevibacter albus harbors:
- a CDS encoding lipase secretion chaperone, with protein sequence MKTSLKVTVCGLVAAIAGLTMMTMSFEDQRALSGSKFSDNHNLNETEIVTSRVNIKDAVASLKSEEVASDNEGHQQVIEWQKKLPSQFQGTGVVGTLSVDEQGNLIVNAEAKQVLDYFFTAQDDASIEEITTWLEAYFSEQLESPAREQASRFLAQYIDYKTQLNELAVDQDVWGRLYDPGQLVTHSDLETLTKVFQEREALQSQVFDQTTQEALFGEENTYDALMLKRLQVSLSDGSEQEIQQQLTRLDQQLPQTQQAEREASQLAINHKDLAHKIEGNDSATQYQTYAQTYGDEAAARLIALAEKRKVFEQKRALVQEYRDALGDNAGTQALNDYMKYELGLSDGDIQRINTLEQIAK
- a CDS encoding esterase/lipase family protein, producing the protein MIYRLILVLSTLLFSQVSLAGAASTQYPIVMVPGAAAFDTALGIDYWYGITGKLRRYGAEVYVTNLSSIQSNEQRSEELIADLENILAITGAEKLNLIAHSQGALAARYAAAVMPDRIASVTTVFGMNRGTHFSNGFRSAIEEGSFLESVGAFLINNTFNFIEFLSGVPQDGSYNSEQRGQQSILALAEATDINKVAEFNRQYPQGLPSKDCMDNQNGTQGEVSSQYFVNQTVNGVRYYSWGGVKARTNWFDPLDSIFVTVVSLFVPSDFVWDGLVPNCGHGLGNGLKMNYKHNHFDAINQTMGLGHWFMDVPSLYLTHANRLKNQGL